From a region of the Microbacterium sp. nov. GSS16 genome:
- a CDS encoding VOC family protein → MTGLIPYLLFPGSAAEALSFYASVFGGETRLFTYAEAGRADGPGDAIAHGMLDGPIELAGADAAAGESTVSVNGMFFSLLGAAEPETLAAWFDALAEGGSIIDPLQKRPWGDHDGTLVDRFGVPWLIGYRG, encoded by the coding sequence ATGACCGGACTGATCCCGTATCTGCTCTTCCCCGGCAGCGCCGCAGAGGCGCTGTCGTTCTACGCATCGGTGTTCGGCGGTGAGACGCGGCTGTTCACCTATGCCGAGGCGGGGCGCGCCGACGGTCCCGGCGACGCGATCGCGCATGGCATGCTCGACGGCCCGATCGAGCTGGCGGGGGCGGATGCCGCGGCCGGCGAGAGCACGGTGTCGGTGAACGGCATGTTCTTCTCGCTTCTGGGTGCGGCGGAGCCTGAGACGCTCGCGGCGTGGTTCGACGCGCTCGCCGAGGGCGGCAGCATCATCGACCCGCTGCAGAAGCGCCCGTGGGGCGACCACGACGGCACGCTCGTCGACCGCTTCGGCGTGCCCTGGCTCATCGGATACCGGGGCTGA
- a CDS encoding isocitrate lyase, which translates to MTRYQDDIDAIQQLKAAQGAGWSAIDPESAARMRAQNRFRTGLEIAQYTADIMRRDMQEYDADSSVFTQSLGVWHGFIGQQKMISIKKHMKSTNKRYLYLSGWMVAALRSEFGPLPDQSMHEKTAVPALIEELYTFLRQADARELDLLFTQLDAARAAGDETAAEFIQSQIDGFETHVVPIIADIDAGFGNPEATYLLAKKMIEAGACAIQIENQVSDEKQCGHQDGKVTVPHEDFLAKINAVRYAFLELGIDNGVIVARTDSLGAGLTQKIAVSRQPGDLGDLYNSFLDVDDIAADDLGDGDVVIKRDGRLVRPKRLPSNLYRFRPGTGEDRVVLDCITSLQHGADLLWIETEKPHVEQIAGMVDRIREVVPNAKLVYNNSPSFNWTLNFRQQAYDLLAERGDDVSAYDRDKLMSVEYDDTELAALADEKIRTFQSDGSARAGIFHHLITLPTYHTAALSTDDLAKGYFGDEGMLAYVKGVQRREIREGIATVKHQNMAGSDLGDNHKEYFAGEAALKAGGQHNTMNQFS; encoded by the coding sequence ATGACCCGCTACCAGGACGACATCGACGCCATCCAGCAGCTGAAGGCCGCGCAGGGCGCCGGCTGGAGTGCCATCGACCCCGAATCGGCCGCGCGCATGCGCGCGCAGAACCGCTTCCGCACGGGACTCGAGATCGCGCAGTACACCGCCGACATCATGCGCCGCGACATGCAGGAGTACGACGCCGACTCCTCGGTCTTCACCCAGTCGCTCGGCGTCTGGCACGGCTTCATCGGCCAGCAGAAGATGATCTCGATCAAGAAGCACATGAAGTCGACGAACAAGCGCTACCTGTACCTGTCAGGCTGGATGGTCGCGGCCCTGCGCTCGGAGTTCGGACCCCTCCCCGATCAGTCGATGCACGAGAAGACCGCGGTTCCCGCGCTGATCGAAGAGCTCTACACCTTCCTCCGGCAGGCGGATGCCCGTGAGCTCGACCTCCTGTTCACTCAGCTCGACGCCGCCCGGGCTGCCGGCGATGAGACCGCTGCCGAGTTCATCCAGTCGCAGATCGACGGCTTCGAGACCCACGTCGTGCCGATCATCGCCGACATCGACGCCGGCTTCGGGAACCCGGAGGCGACGTACCTGCTCGCGAAGAAGATGATCGAGGCAGGCGCCTGCGCCATCCAGATCGAGAACCAGGTGTCGGACGAGAAGCAGTGCGGTCACCAGGACGGCAAGGTGACCGTCCCCCACGAGGACTTTCTCGCGAAGATCAACGCGGTGCGCTACGCCTTCCTCGAGCTCGGCATCGACAACGGTGTCATCGTCGCCCGCACCGACTCCCTCGGCGCCGGGCTCACGCAGAAGATCGCCGTCTCACGCCAGCCGGGCGATCTGGGAGATCTGTACAACTCGTTCCTCGACGTCGACGACATCGCCGCCGACGACCTCGGCGACGGCGATGTGGTGATCAAGCGGGACGGCCGGCTGGTGCGCCCCAAGCGCCTGCCGAGCAACCTGTACCGGTTCCGGCCCGGAACCGGCGAGGACCGCGTGGTGCTGGACTGCATCACCTCGCTGCAGCACGGCGCCGATCTGCTGTGGATCGAGACCGAGAAGCCGCACGTCGAGCAGATCGCCGGCATGGTCGATCGCATCCGCGAGGTCGTTCCGAACGCGAAGCTGGTCTACAACAACAGCCCGTCGTTCAACTGGACGCTGAACTTCCGGCAGCAGGCGTACGATCTGCTCGCCGAGCGCGGAGACGACGTCTCGGCATACGACCGCGACAAGCTCATGAGCGTCGAGTACGACGACACCGAGCTCGCGGCGCTGGCCGACGAGAAGATCCGCACGTTCCAGAGCGACGGGTCGGCAAGGGCCGGCATCTTCCACCACCTCATCACCCTGCCGACGTACCACACGGCCGCACTGTCGACCGATGACCTCGCGAAGGGGTACTTCGGGGACGAGGGCATGCTGGCCTACGTGAAGGGCGTGCAGCGCCGCGAGATCCGCGAGGGCATCGCCACCGTCAAGCACCAGAACATGGCGGGCTCCGACCTCGGCGACAACCACAAGGAGTACTTCGCCGGCGAGGCCGCGCTGAAGGCGGGCGGCCAGCACAACACCATGAACCAGTTCAGCTGA
- the rraA gene encoding ribonuclease E activity regulator RraA — MTSTADLYDVHGDDLQSLSLQLRSFGGRSSFEGPIRTVRCFQDNALLKSLLSSPGEGAVLVVDGDGSYGTALMGDMIAQLAIDNGWAGVVIHGCIRDSVAISTMPLGVKALGTNPRKSGKQGTGEADVTVEFGGVTFRPGARVYADEDGVLVEH; from the coding sequence ATGACATCCACCGCTGACCTCTACGACGTACACGGCGACGACCTGCAGTCCCTGTCCCTTCAGCTGCGCTCGTTCGGCGGGCGCAGCTCATTCGAAGGCCCGATCCGCACGGTGCGGTGCTTCCAGGACAACGCGCTGCTGAAGTCGCTGCTCTCGTCCCCCGGCGAGGGCGCGGTGCTCGTCGTCGACGGCGACGGGTCGTACGGCACGGCGCTGATGGGCGACATGATCGCGCAGCTCGCGATCGACAACGGCTGGGCCGGCGTCGTCATCCACGGCTGCATCCGCGACAGCGTCGCGATATCGACCATGCCACTCGGCGTGAAGGCGCTCGGCACCAATCCGCGCAAGAGCGGCAAGCAGGGCACCGGCGAGGCCGACGTCACGGTCGAGTTCGGCGGCGTCACCTTCCGCCCGGGTGCGCGAGTGTACGCCGACGAGGACGGCGTGCTCGTCGAGCACTGA
- the gabT gene encoding 4-aminobutyrate--2-oxoglutarate transaminase, translating to MTLIDETSTIPAGGPTLEQVRRIVTELPGPRSAAILARKADAVASGVAHSMPVSVVAAGGGVVVDADGNSLIDLGSGIAVTSVGNAHPKVAAAVAAQAAQFTHTCFMVSPYESYVDVAEALNRLTPGDFAKKTALFNSGAEAVENAIKIARKHTGRQAVVAFDHGYHGRTNLTMALTAKAMPYKAGFGPFAPEVYRVPGSYPYRDGLTGAEAAERAITLIEKQIGADSLAAVIIEPIQGEGGFIVPADGFLDAVVAWCRDNGVVFIADEVQTGFARTGAMFASEIFGIEPDLVTTAKGIAAGLPLAGVTGRAEIMDAAHAGGLGGTYGGNPIACAAALAAIDAFENDGLIERARQIGEVLTTRLRAMRDSDARLGDIRGHGAMIAVEFVDAETGAPDAALTAAVAKACVAEGVIILTCGTFGNVIRFLPPLSIGDDLLNEGLDVLATALERA from the coding sequence ATGACCCTCATCGACGAGACCTCCACGATTCCCGCAGGCGGACCCACCCTCGAGCAGGTCCGTCGCATCGTCACAGAACTCCCCGGGCCGCGCTCGGCGGCGATCCTCGCCCGCAAGGCCGACGCGGTCGCGTCGGGGGTCGCGCACTCCATGCCCGTCTCGGTCGTCGCCGCGGGCGGCGGCGTCGTCGTCGACGCCGACGGCAACTCGCTCATCGACCTCGGCTCGGGAATCGCCGTGACCAGTGTCGGCAACGCGCACCCGAAGGTCGCGGCCGCCGTCGCGGCGCAGGCGGCGCAGTTCACCCACACCTGCTTCATGGTCTCGCCGTACGAGTCGTACGTCGACGTCGCCGAGGCGCTCAACCGCCTCACGCCGGGCGACTTCGCCAAGAAGACCGCCCTGTTCAACTCCGGCGCGGAGGCCGTCGAGAACGCCATCAAGATCGCCCGCAAGCACACCGGCCGCCAGGCGGTGGTCGCCTTCGACCACGGCTACCACGGCCGCACCAACCTCACCATGGCGCTCACCGCCAAGGCGATGCCGTACAAGGCCGGCTTCGGTCCGTTCGCGCCCGAGGTCTACCGCGTGCCCGGCTCGTACCCGTACCGTGACGGCCTGACCGGTGCCGAGGCGGCCGAGCGCGCCATCACCCTCATCGAGAAGCAGATCGGGGCAGACAGCCTGGCCGCCGTGATCATCGAGCCGATCCAGGGTGAGGGCGGGTTCATCGTCCCCGCCGACGGGTTCCTCGATGCCGTCGTCGCCTGGTGCCGCGACAACGGCGTGGTCTTCATCGCCGATGAGGTGCAGACGGGCTTCGCCCGCACCGGCGCGATGTTCGCCAGCGAGATCTTCGGCATCGAGCCCGACCTGGTCACCACCGCCAAGGGCATCGCCGCCGGTCTCCCGCTCGCCGGCGTCACCGGCCGCGCCGAGATCATGGACGCGGCGCATGCGGGCGGCCTCGGCGGCACCTACGGCGGCAACCCGATCGCCTGCGCCGCAGCGCTCGCCGCGATCGACGCCTTCGAGAACGACGGCCTCATCGAACGCGCCCGCCAGATCGGCGAGGTGCTCACCACGCGCCTGCGGGCGATGCGCGACAGCGACGCCCGACTGGGCGACATCCGCGGGCACGGCGCCATGATCGCCGTCGAGTTCGTCGACGCCGAGACGGGCGCTCCCGATGCCGCGCTGACCGCGGCGGTCGCCAAGGCCTGCGTCGCCGAGGGCGTCATCATCCTCACCTGCGGCACGTTCGGCAATGTCATCCGCTTCCTGCCGCCGCTGTCGATCGGCGACGACCTGCTGAACGAGGGCCTCGACGTCCTCGCCACCGCGCTCGAGCGCGCCTGA
- a CDS encoding helix-turn-helix domain-containing protein yields MEIAAPPTLRTLLGRADLRLSLVSAEDSLTLGSLDLPVRGVHSSDLVDPTPFLADDLVLMTTGSQFAEHDERGVADYVARLVRRGVRALGFGSGVHRVGPPDELVVACATAGLALFDVPYDIPFIAVARAHAEAMASHAYARRTWALEVQRALAVAALRPRGLEATLAELARRLGCWVGLFDSSGTIAQEHPSAPAHGAEAVADAVADLLGRGTTATRSLDVADGTVTLFTLGRSSQLKGVIAVDLSPIDAEARAVITTAIAMAGLALEQSEQLARGRRRMHTQLLASLRADDPTLARRTLGALPPAPMVVATAADAPVDAIVGWFERQRSVGGTVSFVGEDADGLTMCLGASSRGLLDQVAERFGIRIGVSEPAEYAAFSHAHAQATTALQRAGGGGVIGYHDVESGGVLDALVSAETRTLARTRLAPLRAHDATTGAELERTLRTWLEHDARGEQTAAALGIHRHTLRSRIAQAATLLGSDLSSFPARAELWATLRAAG; encoded by the coding sequence GTGGAGATCGCCGCACCGCCCACGCTGCGCACACTGCTCGGGCGCGCGGATCTGCGATTGAGCCTGGTATCCGCCGAGGACTCCCTCACCCTCGGATCGCTCGACCTGCCCGTTCGCGGTGTGCACAGCTCCGACCTCGTCGATCCCACGCCGTTCCTCGCCGACGATCTGGTGCTGATGACCACGGGCAGCCAGTTCGCCGAGCACGACGAGCGCGGGGTCGCCGACTACGTCGCCCGTCTCGTGCGCCGCGGCGTGCGGGCGCTGGGTTTCGGCTCGGGTGTGCACCGGGTGGGACCGCCCGACGAGCTCGTCGTCGCGTGTGCGACGGCGGGACTCGCCCTGTTCGATGTGCCCTACGACATCCCCTTCATCGCGGTCGCCCGCGCGCACGCGGAGGCGATGGCCTCGCACGCGTACGCGCGACGCACCTGGGCGCTGGAGGTGCAACGGGCTCTGGCCGTGGCGGCCCTGCGTCCGCGGGGGCTGGAGGCCACGCTCGCGGAGCTCGCTCGGCGGCTCGGCTGCTGGGTGGGGCTGTTCGATTCGAGCGGGACGATCGCTCAGGAGCATCCGTCCGCTCCCGCCCACGGCGCGGAAGCCGTCGCGGACGCCGTCGCCGACCTGCTGGGCAGGGGAACGACCGCGACGCGCTCGCTCGACGTGGCCGACGGCACCGTGACGCTCTTCACCCTCGGCCGCAGCTCGCAGCTGAAGGGGGTGATCGCCGTCGACCTCAGCCCCATCGATGCCGAGGCGCGCGCCGTCATCACCACGGCGATCGCCATGGCAGGCCTGGCGCTCGAGCAGAGCGAGCAGCTCGCCCGCGGCCGCCGCAGGATGCACACCCAGCTGCTCGCCTCGCTGCGTGCGGATGATCCCACCCTCGCCCGGCGCACCCTCGGCGCGCTGCCTCCCGCGCCGATGGTCGTGGCGACCGCCGCCGACGCGCCGGTCGATGCGATCGTCGGCTGGTTCGAGCGGCAGCGGTCGGTAGGCGGCACCGTCTCATTCGTCGGGGAGGATGCCGACGGACTGACGATGTGCCTCGGCGCATCGTCGCGAGGGCTGCTCGATCAGGTGGCGGAGCGCTTCGGCATCCGGATCGGCGTATCCGAGCCCGCAGAGTACGCCGCATTCTCGCACGCGCATGCGCAGGCCACGACCGCTCTGCAGCGTGCCGGCGGCGGAGGGGTGATCGGCTACCACGACGTCGAATCCGGCGGGGTGCTCGACGCCCTCGTCTCGGCCGAGACGCGCACGCTGGCCCGCACCAGGCTCGCACCGCTGCGCGCGCACGACGCCACCACGGGCGCCGAGCTCGAGCGGACCCTGCGTACCTGGCTCGAGCACGACGCGCGCGGCGAGCAGACCGCAGCGGCTCTCGGCATCCACCGGCACACTCTTCGCAGCCGCATCGCGCAGGCCGCGACGCTGCTCGGCAGCGATCTGTCGTCCTTCCCCGCTCGCGCCGAGCTGTGGGCGACGCTGCGCGCGGCCGGGTGA
- a CDS encoding pyridoxal phosphate-dependent aminotransferase has protein sequence MTERAPLSRKLSAIAESATLKVDAKAKALKAEGKPVISYAAGEPDFATPQFIVDAAAKALADPANYRYTPAAGLPELREAIAAKTLRDSGLEVSPSQIIVTNGGKQSVYQAFQAVVNPGDEVLLPAPYWTTYPEAIQLADGVPVEVFAGADQEYKVTVEQLEAARTERTTVLVFVSPSNPTGSVYTADETKAIAEWALEHGIWVISDEIYQNLTYEGVKATSIVEALPAIANQTILVNGVAKTYAMTGWRVGWMVGPADAIKVAANLQSHLSSNVNNVAQRGAIAALNGPQDEAEKMREAFDRRRKLIVAELSKIEGMVVPTPTGAFYVYPDVQGLLGRTWTRRDGSTVTPTTSLELADFILDEAEVAVVPGEAFGPSGYLRLSYALGDDQLIEGVQRLQRLFSV, from the coding sequence GTGACCGAACGCGCCCCTCTCTCCCGCAAACTGTCCGCCATCGCCGAATCCGCCACTCTGAAGGTGGATGCCAAGGCCAAGGCTCTCAAGGCCGAGGGCAAGCCCGTCATCTCGTATGCCGCCGGCGAGCCCGACTTCGCGACGCCGCAGTTCATCGTGGATGCGGCGGCGAAGGCCCTCGCCGACCCGGCGAACTACCGCTACACCCCCGCTGCGGGTCTTCCCGAGCTGCGCGAGGCGATCGCCGCGAAGACGCTGCGCGACTCGGGCCTGGAGGTCTCGCCGTCGCAGATCATCGTCACCAACGGCGGCAAGCAGTCGGTGTATCAGGCGTTCCAGGCGGTCGTGAACCCCGGCGACGAGGTGCTGCTGCCCGCACCGTACTGGACGACCTATCCCGAGGCGATCCAGCTGGCCGACGGCGTGCCCGTCGAGGTGTTCGCGGGCGCAGACCAGGAGTACAAGGTCACCGTCGAGCAGCTCGAGGCCGCGCGCACCGAGCGCACCACCGTGCTCGTGTTCGTCTCGCCGTCGAACCCGACGGGCTCGGTCTACACCGCCGACGAGACGAAGGCGATCGCCGAGTGGGCGCTCGAGCACGGCATCTGGGTCATCAGCGACGAGATCTACCAGAACCTGACGTATGAGGGTGTGAAGGCCACCTCGATCGTCGAGGCGCTGCCCGCGATCGCGAACCAGACCATCCTCGTCAACGGCGTCGCGAAGACGTACGCGATGACCGGCTGGCGGGTCGGCTGGATGGTGGGGCCGGCGGATGCCATCAAGGTCGCCGCCAATCTGCAGTCGCACCTGTCGAGCAACGTCAACAACGTCGCCCAGCGCGGCGCGATCGCGGCTCTGAACGGTCCGCAGGACGAAGCCGAGAAGATGCGCGAGGCGTTCGATCGCCGTCGCAAGCTGATTGTGGCGGAGCTGTCGAAGATCGAGGGGATGGTCGTGCCCACCCCGACCGGCGCCTTCTACGTCTACCCCGACGTGCAGGGCCTGCTCGGGCGCACCTGGACGCGGCGCGACGGCAGCACCGTGACGCCGACCACCTCGCTCGAGCTCGCCGACTTCATCCTCGACGAGGCCGAGGTAGCCGTCGTGCCGGGCGAGGCCTTCGGCCCCTCGGGCTACCTGCGCCTGTCGTACGCACTGGGAGATGACCAGCTGATCGAGGGCGTGCAGCGCCTGCAGCGCCTCTTCTCGGTCTGA
- a CDS encoding UDP-N-acetylmuramate dehydrogenase — MIEVTPVALRELTTLRTGAAPQRMLEARTREQLLAALQDVWAAGEDWFVLGGGSNLFVGDAPFEGTVIRVLTEGIEELPSPHEGRVRLRVQAGHNWDALVAYTVERGYAGIEAMSGIPGTVGAAPVQNVGAYGQEIQETLVEVELIDEHEDTPVVLPAADLGLGFRTSVLKHHYGEAEGRRAVIVSVTLDLAVTGDAGRVVRGEQLRRALGLEDYEAVPLAWVRSRILETRAAKGMLLDADDPDTWSAGSFFQNAIVPEPVARTLPPECPRWPVEPDLDSVTVIPLDSYYGLAPREEKPVASVKVSAAWLIENTGIRKGFRLPQSRAGLSTKHALALSNRGGATAAELSELARFIQSRVHAEFGLLLQPEPVLVGVDL; from the coding sequence GTGATCGAGGTCACCCCCGTCGCCCTGCGCGAGCTCACCACGCTGCGCACCGGCGCGGCCCCGCAGCGGATGCTCGAGGCGCGCACCCGCGAACAGCTGCTTGCCGCGCTGCAGGATGTCTGGGCAGCCGGTGAGGACTGGTTCGTGCTGGGAGGCGGATCGAACCTGTTCGTCGGCGATGCGCCCTTCGAGGGCACGGTGATCCGTGTGCTCACCGAGGGCATCGAAGAGCTGCCGTCGCCGCACGAGGGCCGCGTCCGGCTGCGCGTGCAGGCCGGACACAACTGGGATGCCCTGGTCGCCTACACCGTCGAGCGCGGTTACGCCGGCATCGAGGCGATGAGCGGAATCCCCGGCACCGTCGGCGCCGCTCCGGTGCAGAACGTGGGGGCGTACGGGCAGGAGATCCAGGAGACGCTCGTCGAGGTCGAGCTGATCGACGAGCACGAAGACACCCCCGTCGTGCTGCCGGCGGCCGATCTCGGCCTGGGCTTTCGCACCTCCGTGCTCAAGCACCACTACGGCGAGGCCGAGGGCCGGCGCGCCGTGATCGTCTCGGTGACCCTCGACCTCGCCGTCACGGGCGATGCAGGGCGCGTGGTGCGCGGCGAGCAGCTGCGCCGAGCCCTGGGACTGGAGGACTACGAGGCCGTTCCGCTCGCTTGGGTGCGCTCCCGGATCCTCGAGACGCGCGCCGCGAAGGGCATGCTGCTCGACGCCGACGACCCCGACACGTGGAGCGCCGGCTCGTTCTTCCAGAATGCGATCGTGCCCGAGCCCGTGGCGCGGACCCTCCCGCCGGAGTGCCCGCGGTGGCCCGTCGAGCCGGATCTCGACTCGGTGACCGTCATCCCGCTGGATTCGTACTACGGACTCGCACCGCGGGAGGAGAAGCCCGTCGCCTCGGTGAAGGTCAGCGCCGCATGGCTGATCGAGAACACCGGCATCCGCAAGGGATTCCGTCTGCCGCAGTCCCGCGCGGGGCTGTCGACCAAGCACGCGCTCGCGCTCAGCAACAGGGGCGGCGCGACCGCGGCCGAGCTGAGCGAGCTGGCCAGGTTCATCCAGAGCCGCGTGCACGCCGAGTTCGGGCTGCTGCTGCAGCCCGAGCCGGTGCTCGTCGGCGTCGACCTGTAG
- a CDS encoding XRE family transcriptional regulator yields the protein MTPDQDHDGSDALTIGRRIRQLRTAQGMTLEELATRIDRAPSQVSMFETGKREPKLTLLQTIAKVLGTSLDGLLEGEPLDERATKEIALERAMKGQTFRALGIPAFRIGKSLSDDAIDAMLALHGEIERLRDERAATPEEARRANLELRHLMRTQDNYFADLEAQAREILDAVDHPGGPLTQRTASEIAAHLGFTLHYASDLPQSTRSVADLAHGRLYLSSSIPAKGDARTAVLQALSSRILGHSEPRSYAEFLRQRVETNYLTGALLVPESHVVPVLQDAKGRRAISIEDVRDAYSVSYETAAHRFTNLATRHLGIPVHFLKVHESGTITKAYENDDVNFPTDRLGSIEGQMCCRRWTSREVFDVDDRFNPYYQYTDTGNGTYWCTARVEPSSEGLHSVSVGVRFDDTKWFVGRDTPNRGVSKHSVETCCRRAPAELEQRWRDQAWPNVRTPRTLLATLPTGSFPGVDTTDVYEFLEAHAPR from the coding sequence ATGACCCCGGATCAGGATCACGACGGCTCCGATGCGCTGACCATCGGCCGGCGCATCCGCCAGCTGCGCACCGCGCAGGGCATGACGCTGGAAGAGCTCGCGACACGCATCGACCGTGCGCCCAGTCAGGTGTCGATGTTCGAGACCGGCAAGCGGGAACCGAAGCTCACCCTGCTGCAGACGATCGCGAAGGTGCTCGGCACCAGCCTCGATGGCCTGCTCGAGGGCGAGCCGCTCGACGAGAGGGCTACGAAGGAGATCGCCCTCGAGCGCGCCATGAAGGGGCAGACGTTCCGCGCCCTTGGCATCCCCGCATTCCGGATCGGGAAGTCCCTGTCGGATGACGCGATCGATGCGATGCTCGCGCTGCACGGCGAGATCGAGCGACTGCGCGACGAGCGCGCGGCGACCCCGGAGGAGGCGCGTCGCGCCAACCTCGAGCTGCGTCACCTGATGCGCACACAGGACAACTACTTCGCCGATCTCGAGGCGCAGGCCCGCGAGATCCTCGACGCCGTCGACCACCCAGGGGGGCCGCTCACGCAGCGCACCGCGTCTGAGATCGCCGCGCACCTCGGCTTCACCCTGCACTACGCCTCCGACCTGCCGCAGTCGACCCGCAGCGTCGCCGACCTCGCGCACGGCCGGCTGTATCTCTCGAGCAGCATTCCCGCCAAGGGCGACGCGCGCACGGCCGTGCTGCAGGCGCTGTCGAGCCGCATCCTCGGTCACTCGGAGCCGCGCAGCTACGCCGAGTTCCTGCGCCAGCGCGTCGAGACGAACTACCTCACCGGCGCCCTGCTCGTGCCCGAATCCCACGTCGTGCCGGTGCTGCAGGACGCCAAGGGGCGACGCGCCATCTCCATCGAAGACGTCCGCGACGCGTACTCGGTCTCGTACGAGACCGCCGCGCACCGCTTCACCAACCTGGCGACCCGGCACCTCGGCATCCCGGTTCATTTCCTCAAGGTGCACGAGTCGGGAACCATCACCAAGGCGTACGAGAACGACGACGTGAACTTCCCGACCGACCGCCTCGGCTCGATCGAGGGGCAGATGTGCTGCCGCCGGTGGACGAGCCGCGAGGTGTTCGACGTGGACGACCGGTTCAACCCGTACTACCAGTACACCGACACGGGCAACGGCACCTACTGGTGCACGGCGCGCGTCGAGCCGTCGAGCGAGGGCCTGCACTCGGTGAGCGTGGGTGTGCGCTTCGACGACACGAAATGGTTCGTCGGCCGCGACACGCCCAACCGCGGCGTGTCGAAGCACTCCGTCGAGACGTGCTGCCGGCGCGCGCCCGCCGAGCTCGAGCAGCGCTGGCGCGACCAGGCCTGGCCGAATGTGCGCACCCCGCGCACCCTGCTCGCGACGCTGCCGACCGGATCGTTCCCGGGCGTCGACACGACGGATGTGTACGAGTTCCTCGAGGCGCACGCACCGCGCTGA
- the aceB gene encoding malate synthase A, translating to MSIPTATAPTRTVVDAAVSAGLGPTLHITGPVLERQDEILTAPAIAYLTELHHRFGGRRHDRLADRMRRRFEIGNGHDPRFRDDTAHIRDDTDWRVAGAGPGLEDRRVEITGPTDPKMTINALNSGANVWLADLEDATSPTWRNIIGGQLSLRDAIRGELTHTSGDGREYRVTAERTPTIVMRPRGWHLSEKHIDFTDRTGRRLAASGSLVDFGLYFFHNAQALIDAGRGPYFYLAKLESSEEARLWNDIFSFSEEYLGLRHGTIRATVLIETLPAAFEMDEILYELRDHCAGLNAGRWDYIFSIIKNYRGRGARFVLPDRSEVTMTVPFMRAYTELLVKTCHRRGAHAIGGMSAFIPSRHDAEATARALEKVAADKRREAGDGFDGTWVAHPDLIATARAEFDAVLGERPNQLDRRRDDVEVTASQLLDLRIGRPVTDAGVRENVSVAIRYLEAWLRGQGAVAIDGLMEDAATAEISRSQVWQWIHQDRRTEAGTAITVEHVEGLIREVLAEAPRSDGDRFDDAAEIFREVTLQPEFPAFLTLPAYSRYLTDND from the coding sequence ATGAGCATTCCCACTGCGACCGCACCGACTCGCACCGTCGTCGACGCAGCCGTCTCCGCCGGACTCGGCCCGACGCTGCACATCACCGGACCGGTGCTCGAGCGCCAGGACGAGATCCTCACCGCGCCGGCGATCGCGTATCTCACCGAGCTGCATCACCGCTTCGGCGGACGTCGTCACGACCGGCTCGCCGACCGGATGCGCCGCCGCTTCGAGATCGGCAACGGGCACGACCCGCGCTTCCGCGACGACACCGCGCACATCCGCGACGACACCGACTGGCGGGTCGCCGGAGCCGGTCCCGGCCTCGAGGACCGTCGCGTGGAGATCACCGGCCCGACCGACCCGAAGATGACCATCAACGCCCTGAACTCCGGAGCCAATGTGTGGCTCGCCGACCTCGAGGACGCCACCAGCCCGACCTGGCGCAACATCATCGGCGGTCAGCTGTCGCTGCGCGACGCGATCCGCGGCGAGCTCACCCACACTTCGGGCGACGGCAGGGAGTACCGGGTCACCGCCGAGCGGACGCCCACCATCGTGATGCGCCCGCGCGGCTGGCACCTGAGCGAGAAGCACATCGACTTCACCGACCGCACGGGTCGCCGGCTCGCCGCATCCGGGTCGCTGGTCGACTTCGGGCTGTACTTCTTCCACAACGCGCAGGCCCTCATCGACGCGGGCCGCGGACCGTACTTCTACCTCGCCAAGCTCGAGTCCAGCGAAGAGGCCCGTCTCTGGAACGACATCTTCTCGTTCAGCGAGGAGTACCTCGGCCTGCGACACGGCACCATCCGCGCGACGGTGCTGATCGAGACCCTCCCGGCCGCCTTCGAGATGGACGAGATCCTCTACGAGCTGCGCGACCACTGCGCCGGTCTCAACGCCGGCCGCTGGGACTACATCTTCTCGATCATCAAGAACTACCGTGGCCGCGGCGCGCGGTTCGTGCTGCCCGACCGCAGCGAGGTCACGATGACCGTCCCGTTCATGCGGGCGTACACCGAGCTGCTGGTGAAGACCTGCCACCGGCGCGGAGCGCACGCGATCGGCGGCATGAGCGCGTTCATCCCCAGCCGCCACGACGCCGAGGCCACCGCCCGTGCGCTCGAGAAGGTGGCCGCCGACAAGCGTCGCGAGGCGGGTGACGGCTTCGACGGCACCTGGGTCGCCCATCCCGACCTCATCGCCACCGCGAGGGCCGAGTTCGACGCCGTGCTCGGCGAGCGCCCGAACCAGCTCGACCGCAGGCGCGACGACGTGGAGGTGACGGCATCGCAGCTGCTCGACCTGCGCATCGGCCGTCCGGTGACCGATGCCGGCGTGCGCGAGAACGTCTCGGTGGCCATCCGCTACCTCGAGGCGTGGCTGCGCGGTCAGGGCGCCGTGGCGATCGACGGCCTCATGGAAGACGCGGCCACCGCGGAGATCAGCCGCTCGCAGGTGTGGCAGTGGATCCACCAGGACCGCCGCACCGAGGCGGGGACGGCGATCACGGTCGAGCACGTCGAAGGCCTGATCCGCGAGGTGCTCGCCGAAGCCCCCCGCAGCGACGGCGACCGCTTCGATGACGCCGCCGAGATCTTCCGCGAGGTCACCCTGCAGCCCGAGTTCCCGGCCTTCCTCACCCTGCCGGCGTACTCGCGCTATCTGACCGACAACGACTGA